Within Halomicrobium urmianum, the genomic segment ACGATTCCCGACGATGCCGAGGCGAAAAGACGGGTAGACGATCTGCTCGGGAGCATCGGGAACAAGGGTTCGCTCGGTGACCAACTTGAAATGGTGTTTTACGAGTACGAGGAAATTCTGGAAGACCTCATCGAGATGGATGATGTTATCCAAGACGCGAAGAACGGTCGGCACACTATCGCTCACGGACTTGAACGGGAATACGACGTTAGCGAACTGGGAGATACTGCCCGACTTCTTCAGGTCGTAATTGAGGCGATCTTCCTGAGCGCAGTCGGTCTTGGTGACGAGTTCGTCAAGGAGAAACTGACGGAGAACCGGAAATACATTCTGAACCAGTAGCCTCATCTGAATGATGTCCACTACTCAGCACCACGTAGTCGTACTCCATTTCGTCACATGAGGGTCTACCATGATGTCCGTTGAGGCAAAAGCTCGAGCGTACACGTAGTGCGGAACTAGCGTTGGGAATTGCTCCACCCTTTAGAGCGGATTTCGGGGTCTCAGAAACGACTCAACGACTATCGAATGCCTTTGAAATATAGGGGATAATGGACTACTGCTGACCCTCTGATTCGGGACTGTATGCCAGTACTTCAGCGTCGATGAGACGAACCGCGTCATCGTAGAATTTCCCCTCAACAGTTCCCTCAAAGTGCTCCAGAAGCCCCTCGACTACTGCCTGTTCCTTGCCGACCTGCCGACCTTCCTCTGGGAGTCGGCGGGCATCATCGCAATTCGCACAGAATCGGAACCGCTGGTACCACTCTTCATCACCCCGTTCCTGGTCTTTCACGTAGTAGATGATGACACCATCTCCGGCCTCCATACTCTCTTGGCAGTTGTGGGGACCGTAATCGACCTTCCCCATCTGTGGGTGTCCTTGACAGTGGACGACGCCACCCTTTGTGTGACGGACCACATCTCCGACGAACTCCTCTCGATTCATTAGATCAGAATGTTTCCTTTATACCCATTAACCTAACGAGCAGAAGAGTCGGTGTGTCCGAAGGTTCTTTCGTATCAGAGTAATACAGAATTCTAAGAAATGCCTCGGATACGCGAAGACGAGTTCTACGCGGTTCTTCAAGCTGTGGATGACGGTGTCCAGTCTGTTCACATCTCGGGGCAACCGGGCGTCGGGAAGAGTACGTTCTTGGAGGAATTGGAAGAAGAACTTTCGGAGTGGTACCGAACCCGAGTACTCTACGTTCGTGAAGGCAACACTCCTACAACACTCTCGCAAGATCTCCTCATCGAAGCCCGTGACGCGGTCGGAACTCTCAGTGCTCTGATTAACAAAGCGACTGGAATGAGTGTAGGAATCAGTCCTGCGAGTGCTGGGGTATCCACTGACGACCGCGCACGGCATCTTCGAAAGTTAGCCAGTCTCTCGGAGTCTGTCAACGAGTACAAACGGCTCATTTTCTTCGTCGACGACGTACACAAGCTCGACGAACCGGAGGTCACGCGGGACTTCCTCCGTGAATTATCTTCCACTCTCGGAGAGAATGTCCACCTCATCACGGCAGGACGCCTTTCATTTGATGACGTTGACTACACCGTCCATCTGGAAACGTTCTCACGCGAGGAAACTGCGAACTATTTCCAAGAGGAGCACCCAGACGTCGACGACGAAACGATAGACGGCGTCTACGAGAAGTTGGACGGCCATCCCTATTATCTCGGTCTACTCAGGGAGGCTGCAGGTGACGACGGTACATTCGAGATTCCCAAAGAGGACACACGGGACTTCATCGAGAGAGCGTACCTTGACTCGATGTCGGAGGCTGAAGAGGAGTTCATTCGGAAGACTGCGGGACTTGCTGAGTTGGACGAAGACATCTGCTCGGCAGTATTGGATGACGTGAGTCGCACACAGGCCCGGCGCACTCTTGACTCTCTGAGCACCAAGGCAGTCGTTCAGGAATTAGGTCGCTCAGAAGACACCGGAGATAGAGTGTTCAAAGTCCACGACCTATTCCAAGAATTCCTCTACGAGCAACTCGAGAACCCAGAAAAGCTCCACCGAGCAGCGTTCCAATACTACGCAGAGAAGCTCTATGATGAGGTTGAGGGAAGTGAAGCACCCATGCTGGAGGGATTCGTGTACGGATTGCTTGGGAATGCCCACCTGCAAGAGATTTACAACGGGGACCCGGAGGTCGAACAATTTCGTGAGGAAGTCGACCGGTTGGAGTTTGAGCCTCACGAACGCCTTCAGTTTATGTTCGGATACGCTCCATATGCACCTACACCTGAGGACCAATCTGCTACACTGCTCGCTCTGGAGCTAGATGACTATACGGAATGGATCCGTGGTCTGGAACCAGAAGATGACGGGGAAGAGCTAAAATTAGAATTCGTCGGAGTGCTGTTCGATTTGATGCGGGCCACAGTCCGACCCAATACCGATGTCGAATTCGATGATTCGTCTGTGGAGATCTATGAGTCCACGTTACAGCGGGTCGAGGACTTCGACTTCGTCGCGTTCTTCGATGAAGAGGAGCAAGACACGGCTCAGATTATCCCTGACATGCTCCGCCTATGTGTACATGTCTCTGCCCACCGAGACCTTGAGGAGGGTGAACATGATGGTGGACACCTGACTGCAGCCTACGATGTACTGGAGAGGTATGGCCTGAATCGAGTTGCTGTTGAAGGGTTCATTGACAACTGCCGAGAATTGGCTGAGGAATATGAAGCAGGTGAGCAGGCGGAAGAGATGATCGAGGGCCAGATGGAGGAGTTCTTCGGGCAGTTTGACCAAGACGATGCGACCCGGAATACCCTCATTCGAATGCAGTCAGACCTCTACAGCGAGATGATGGGGCTGGCGAACTCGGCGTTCACTGCGATGATTTCAGAGTCCGACCGCCTACTGGAGTTCATCCACGAGTGCGGTGACAGTCTGGAGCAAGCAGATAATCCATTCTTCGTCGCTGCGTGGTACTCGTTCGCTGCCCACGTCTACCGGATGTTCGCCCCGAATGCGGATTCCACAAGGGAACTGGAAGAAGCTGCTCAGCACTACGCAGAGGTCCGTATGGAGTACGAAGAAGATCTCGATAATCCTATCTATGAGATCGAAGAGTTCGAAGTCTACGACATGGACTTCCCTGACTTGATGGACGAGATCGCCAGTAGCGATGGAGACCGCCAGCTGACGGAATAAATCAAGGTCTTAGCTGCCTGCGGCGGAAAGACTACAGATCCGGATTCCTGTAAGGAGATGAGATTGCGAAGAGATCGATATCTTTAGAGATTTGTGAGATCACATTCTGAATCACCGATTCAAAATTAACATCGGCAGTCACCACCTCGTACGTATTCTCGGCGAATCTCCGGTACTCGTGGACGACTTCTTCTGCCTTGGCCGGAATGTCTTCGAGGCCCAGATCCGAGAATTCGCGGAGTATCGCGAGCGTCTGCGTTGCCATCGAGGTTAGATATGTTACGAACTCATCGGGGGTTCGGAGTGCTGCGGGCAGAATCCCCCGGATCGCGTAATGAATCTCGCTGAGCATTAGACGATGAAGGCCTTTCAACGCCACATCTACTGAGCCAGAGAACCCACTATGACGAAGCGAGTACAGGAACCTATTGTTTAGATAACGCGTTCCCTTCCAGGCCATCCGATAATTGAGGGGAGTTGTGAACAGAATCGCTTCCGCAACGAACAAACCGATGGCGCGGTAGAATTCGTGAAACCGCTTTGCAGCGATATCCTGAACCGACCCGATAGAGGTGTGCGCACGATCCAGTTTGTCTGCGCTTATCAAAAGATTGTGTCCGGCAATCACCAGTGCTACTCCGGAACTCAACTGTGCGCCCGTCATCGCAATACGGGCCAGTTTGCTGTGGCCCAGGCCGATTTGGAGGCTATCTTCTAAGACTTCGACGGTCTTCCGTGTCCGTTGTAGATCTCTGTCGACACCACTGAAGAACGCTCTGATGTCTGTGGTCTCGTCAGCGGTCGGAAGCTGAGTGTCGGTGATTTGATCGTGGATCAAAGCCAGCTCATCGGCAAGCCTGACTGACTGAATGCGACGCTCTCCCCGTGCGTGTACTCGCAGTCCTGATTGGAGTCTGGACTGCACATCAGCCACTCGTTCCGGGCTCGGTTCTGCCACTAACGGGTGGTCGCCCCGGAAGAATTTAAAAATTATAGACAGTAGGCATGTGTAGTGCGAGATTCGGATCGATCTACTGACGGATTCGATCTTGAGGACCTCCGTGAGGAGGTTGCCCGTCGGAAATTATTGTTGGGTGTGGCCGTGCTGGGTGGTGGATCGCTTCTCATTACCCAGTCGGATTCCACACAAAAGGAAGACACTGACGAGCTTGCCCAGGCCGAAACCCAGCTTGTAGACGTCGCTGAACGGGTAAACGAAGCAGATCTGGCTAATCCACGGGAAGCCTCTTTCCTCCACAATGAGATCACTCAATCGGTGAAACCGGTTACTGATACTCTCGATCAACACGACTCAGGCGGACCCAAGACCGAGCAACGGGCCTCCGCTCTTAATGCTGCGATAGACTACTACAACACGCTCGCGAGGACGCTCAACACGGGGACAACCCTCCTGTCACAGGTGGCTGAGTCTGAACTGGAGGTACTCCGCCACAAGCGAAGCCTCGGGTATGAACCTGTGACCGCATTCGACCTTGGGTCATTCGAGGAGTCTATCACGCGACTTAGCCAGTCAAAAAAGGATCCTGAGACGGTCACCTCAAACGGTCGCAAGCTTGTTCCAAATCAGAGCCAAGTCATCGATTCCCTTCGCGTTCAGCGTGATGTGTTCGACCGACACCTCACTGCACAGCAAACCTATCTTAATACGGCCATAACGATCGAATCAGGCATCCGAGCCTACGAACAGTCCCAATACGATACGGCTCAGTCCAAACTGAGTCAAGCCCATGAGTCGCTCTCTGCGGGAATCCCACGCACTGAAGTCTCCTACCGCTTATCTAATGCTGGTCTTTCGCTTGATCAGTATATGACATTGTTGGGCCTGCGACGTGAGGGCGTATCCAAACTGCTTGATGTCTGTGATGAGTCTGTCCCTGAGCAAGAACGGCGTGCTGTGGCTAATACGGCTCTCAAACACTTTTTCGAGGCGCGCCAGGTCGCAACTGATTGAAAGGCCACAGAAAACATATGAAGGTTGCCTCAAAGATATGAATATGACCGAACAGGTAGTCGAAGCAGCGGTCGCCGCTATAGTTATGGCTGTCTGTTTTGGTGCTGCCGCTATTATTCTAGGAGCGAATGCGGGGGTTGTGAGTGGCCTCATTACCGTGGTTGTCAAGCTGGCCGCCGGTGTCGCTGTTATTGGTGTCTTTGCGGCTGTTATCTTCTCGTTTGTACGGGCAGCTGCTCCCTGACCAACCACCCCGCTCTCCGTTTACAGGTGGCGAACTTCGATTGAATCGTCTCTTCTATCCACACCGCCATAGTCCATCATGCAAAGTCCATCATTCAGCACACCGACGTTCATCTCTACATCCTCAACTGTCCACCCTAGCTCGGTCAATTCCTCTTCCATCCATTCGGGTGCGTCAGGATCGTAGATATACTCTTGACCGGAAAGCAGATACGCTATATCTCCTTTATGCGGAGAAACAGGCCTTACACGTCTCATAATCAACCATCTGTAGTCCTCTGCATCCCATGCATGGATTGGGGCAAAAAGGGACTCGTGTTTCCGCCCCAAATCGCAGGCCTTCTGCCATACCTTGATTTCTCTATAACTATGCGGCAGAGGTTTCCCCGATGCCTTGATTACGTAGAATGTTTCAAGATCGGTGTCTCCAATGAAGTCATCGCGAACCAGTGAGTCGGGGAGAGAAAAGATCCTCCGGCCCAAAGAGCCCCCAGTAAACTCCTTTACTCCGTAGCGTTCGATAAAGGCCTCCACCTTCTCGTCGTTATGGAGAACCGAACAGAGTTCTTCAACAAATCTCTCGCCTGGATCAGTCAAAAGTTCCTGGTGATTCCGTGCCATCGTCCTTCAACCCCTCACCGAGTATTTTTATCGTGACTCAGGTACTCCCTTAGAGCTACACCCTGAGCTACTGCTGATCGGATATCATGCCGGGTTTTCAAATCGAAATGGAACCATCGATACTGCCTTTCTCTTGGCTTATCTGCCCCTTCTATTCCTTCCGCTAATTCATGGTGTAGCTGATTGTCTTGCCCAAAGTTCTGATTCATCTCGGCTGAGATAGCATACTGAACCTTGCTCCCCCAAACCTGGGATCCAGACATTGTCCAAGGTCTAACCCAATCACCACCGTGCTTCGATGCATAACCAAACTTCTGTGTAGGGGATGCCGGAAGGGCCTTTCCTCTCTGTACCACGTCTTGGAAATCAGACACCAATACATCGAACAATTTGGGGAAGTCTTTTTGAACATCGAACGACAGGCTCAGCCAGCAGCCATACAGCTTCAAATGCTTGTAGAGAGACCGATTCACTGCATCTCCCCATCTTCCGTCCTGGTTCTTCGGCAAGTTACTATAGAGATTCACAAAGTCTCCAGTGAACTCTTGGAGTGATTCTTTGTCTTCTCGGTGGAAGATAATCTGGAGAGCGTAGTAGTCCATCATGCTCTCCTCTACCTTTGAGTAGACTCCTTCGTCTTCCTCGATACAGTGTTGATAGTACTGCTCGATGTAGTCAAGCCAGTTATCGTTGATCTGCTTCAACAGTTCTGGCTCGAACTCGTCGCTGAGTTCGATTTTGTAGCAAACAAGGTAGAGCATCTCCGGAAACACACTGTAGGAAGAGGAGTGTTTGTTACCGATATCGGTCGTAAGACTCCGATGGTGGAAGTCGATGTACTCTTCGAGATATTCCTTTGTGATCCGTTCAATACGTGGATTCTCAATCCCTTGGATATCTGCTCTCTTGAGCTTCCAGTTGAACGAATTCGCTCCGTACAGGGCCGCATAGAGAAGCTGTTCTTGGCTAAGTGAGGTCTCACTGGTTGCTTCGTTGAATCTGTTGGCCAGGTCGTCGAAGAAGTCTCGGATCTGCCATTCCTCGACTGCAAGCTTCTCATCGAGTAGAAGCTGTACCAGTTTCACGTACTGCCACTGGTACTTATTCAATGCTCTCTGGAGAAGCAGTGCCGAATAGTACTGCTTAGCTTCCGCACAAATATCTGCGATGTCGTCTAAGTGACTGTTGTAATAGTTGTAAGAGCTGTAATCTCCATCTTCCAAGGCTGCGACGGATACTTCGTCGATCTTGTCGATGCAGACGTGCCCGACCGAGGTCAGATCTAGACCATATGACTTGAAAAACAGGTCCTTCATCGACTTCAAAAGGCGACCCGCCATCTGGCTCTGACCGCCCATGTCCCGATGCTCGACAATCGAGAGAGCTATATCACCCATTGCCTCCGCGATATCATCCAGATATTTCTGCCGTGAATCCTCTTCCAGTGCCGTTCTAATCAAGAACTCGAAGTAGTCTGCGACTTCATTAATGAAGTCGTCATTCGTAATCTCACCGCTAGTCTGCTCCAAATACCGATCTGAGACCTCAGAGATCGAATTCAGGGTCGATTCAAACACGTCTCTCTGGTCTTTTTCAATAGCCCTGCTCCCTGTCGAAAACAAGAGATGAACATCCTTGACCAAATCCTCAGTAAACTCCTCGTCGTGCTCCGGGACAAGAGGCCTCCAAGTCGAATAGATATTACGCGGCTCAATCTTTCGCAGCATCCGATCCGTGACGTAGTCCACAATATTCGAGATATTCAGGAAGTAGCCCGTGAAGAGGATAATAGCACCAATCAAGAGAACTGCAATAATTGACAGAACGTAGCTAACCAAATCATACGGCGACGCCCAATCCAGATACAGGCCTGTCAAGTTGAAGGCTGAGAATCCGAGGATAAAGACAAGGATCCCTATGAGGTACTTGTCTTTGAAAATGAGCATCGAAAGGCGCGGCGAGTACTCTTGATTCGCATTCTGAATTAAGAATATCACCAAGAGAAATATCACACTCATAAAATTTAGAATCAAGCTGAGCGACTGATCGAAGATAGCCGGATTAGAAACCTCTTGAATAATCGAGCCTATTCCGAAAGGTCTCCAGACAACCGTTATTGTCAGGAGAACGAGGGTCAAAGCGGAAGCTAGGCACAGAAGCTCTCCGTACCTATAAAGAGAGACGCTGAAAATCGCTTTTATGCGCCTCCATGCTATATAAAGCAGATATCTAATCCAGTAACGAACCCTCATACCAAAATCAACTTTCTGTCGAGCAATGGTGTATCTACTGTTATCTTTGTTACCCTCTCAGACGGATGAGTCTATCATCTACCGGCCTGCTAACTCACTGTCCGGTACGGTCTGCTCGACGTTTTCTAGAACCTGCCCGAGCTTTTCTTAGTCTCCTCTATCGAAGTGCTTCTCAGGCTTTCGAACCCAGAACAGTAATATCAGGCTTCGAATACCCGCGTAAAGTGTGATTATTTAGGTCCTGGAGAGGTTTTTCGTTCTATGGCGTGGCTTGGTAATTTCCGGAGCGAAGTAAGAGAGAATGCGCGGGTATCGGATTTGGCTTTGATTTTCTCGGTGCCGATCTTTCTTTCGTTGATCTTCCTGCTTCCTGAGTCAATTCAGAACTCTTTGATCTTGGACTACGGTAATTACTCTATCGTCAATCTCTGGAGCTCGGCCTTTGTGCATCGAGGATTCAATCACTTCAGCAATAATTTGGCGGCTTACTGCGTTCTGATCGGTCCAATATATTTGCTTTTCGTGCTGGCTGATGAACGGCAGCTGTTCCGATACACGTTCCTGGCATTCCTCTTCATCCTCCCGTTCGTCATAGCTCTAAGCAACATAGCCGCTCTTGGCTCTGGAACCGGAGCAGGCTTCTCTGGAATCGGCTCCGCATTCTTCGGGCTCCTCCCCGTCTCGCTATTTCTATTCATCCACAACAAGGTCTCAGAGGAGATAGAACCCGCTCACGGGGTCGTACTGTTTCTCATAGCCGCCGCAATCATCGCAGGAACCTACTCCGGCGTTACTGCAGCAGCTGGCATTCTGTTGTTCGCTGTATTGATCACCGTCTACGACACCTACCAGGTGGGCCTTGACGAGGTAAAGGAAGCCGCTGCCGGGCTAACCTCGATGGAAGGCTATTTTGAACTGGTAATGATCGCGGGCCTCCTATTCTTGCTGTCTCCTGTACTGCTCTTTCCTCAAGATATCGCCCAAGGCGACGGCACTGTGAACATTCTATCCCACTATCTGGGGCTTCTCTGGGGATTTTTCGGGCCCATTATTTATTTGTTCTACCGAAGACATCGGAGGCAGCTCATCCCAGACATCCAGAGTGGTTTCTAACTGTGTTTCGCCAATTGGAGAATCAACTTTCACCGGGCACCCTGCTCGGTTAGCGGTATTCCTGCCGCAACGACTGCGTACAGTCGTGATTGCGAATCCGCTCTGGGAGTCCGACCTTCCCGCAGACGGGACACTCCCGAAGGGGTGTCGGCGGTAGGTCGTTCCAAGCCTCTAGAGCAGCCGTTAACTGTGCTTCGACGATTGGTGAGTCGGTTGTCCGGCGGGCTTCGCGGAGGTGAATGCGAAGCCGTTCACGGGCTATGAGCGTTGTATCTTCGGTCATGCTGGTACGGGAAGCTAGTGTCCCCGCCGCCCATTGGCGGGGGCGAGAAACACCACCGTGAGCGGTTAGCGAATATCGGGCTGGAGCGGAGCGAACTGTTCCCACATCATATGGTGTCGCTGACAGAGCGTGACCAAGTTCTCAAGCCGGTTCGACCGTTCGTAGTCGAGGACGCCATCGGCATCGATGAATGTGCCAAGTGGCGTAATGTGGTGGACGTTCAGGTCACGATCCCAGCGTTCGTGGTGTGCCTCTCGGTCAATTGTACAGCCCGGCATCTGGCACTCGAAGTCGTCACGCCCCAACGCGCGTTTGCGCTGCTTGTACCAGTTCGGTCCGTACGAAATGTCCCCGTAGCCGCCCTTCCAGTGCGGATGATCTGGTCCGCTCGGTTGCCCCCGGTACTCGAGCCCGGCTGCCTCCACGGCCTGCTTCCATGACCCATACCGATGGATGTATGGGTAGATCGTGATCTCTTCGTGTTTTCGCACTTCAACAGATGAGGGCACATGACCCAGCTCATCGCGGAGCTGAGTCAGCTCCTGAAGTAACTCCTCTTCTGAGATATTTCGCCGCGTATGTGGGTTAAAACCCGCTTCCTGAAGTGCAGCGTTCCAACTACCGAAGCGCCACTGGGCGACTTTCGTTGCATACTCCCCTTGTTCATCCATTTCATAGGCGGTCGGTGGCCGCCCAAGGTCGTCAGCGAGGGCCTGAATTGCTGTGATTACTTCTTGCCGTGTGACTTTGGTCGATTTCGTCGTCGACAGCCCTGCAGCATCGAGTCCGGTATTCCACGATCCGAATTGCCATGTTACCGCACCTGGAGATACTTCTCCATATTTCTTCATTTCCCTTACTGACGGGGAGTGACCGAGCATCTCGGCCACGCGCCGCAACTCGTCGGTTAGCTCCTCTCCTGAGTACGAGTGATCGAGTGGTTCAAGCCCCGCTTCTCTCAGCCCATCTCTCCAACTCCCGAACGTTGATTGTACGGCACCAACTGTAAACTCCGTCTCCTTCTCAACTTCGGGTTGCATCGGCGTTCGGCCTTTCTGTTCGGCGACGCGTCTGAGCTCCTCGATGATGTGGTCTGGTGAGATTGACTGCTTGTGGCCTGCTATATGGCCTGCGATCCCAACGTTCGTCTCGAACGATTCGCCACAGATGTCGCACGTGTAGTCTCCTTCAATTTTCATGCGTAACTCTGAGCGCTGGTGCGCCCGCACCCTCCGTGGGGTCGGACAAACACGCCCGGTCGCGCACACCTTCTCCCGTTTTCTGTTATAAATGTCACACCGACACCCGAGGTTGTGGCTGCGCGCGCAGCGGAGTCCTCGTGAGCATCGCAAACGAGGGCACGTGAGACGAGCGAATGCGAGTCTCACGGAGCGAGCACGGAGCGGAGGGTGGGGAGGAGGGGCCTGGGTCGGTCCGGCACGTAGCAAAAAAGAAGGGTACGACGACTGGCTATTCCCACCACCGACCGCGCTCAGGGAAGTGCAGGGTCGACCAGCCAGTGATGGCTACTGAGACGCGCCCGTTGTACCAGTTCTTCGCCGCTCCGTGAATCCTCACGCGCTCGCCCTCTTCGATCCAGGGGGCATCTGACGCTTTCCAGCTGGTGAACTTCGTCCGCCCACTGTCGTCTTCGATGAGACCGACTTGTTGAATGGCCGGAGAGTTGCTCTCCCAGAGTACCGTAACACGACCTTCGATGCTCACCTCTTTGCGATTGACGTTCTCGAGCATCCCGATGGGAACCACCGTCCCAGGAGCCGTCTGCAACTCCTCGAACACCCCAACGACTGCGCTCATCATGTCTTTCCCACCGACTACGGCTTCACCCAGCCGCCGACCAATCGCTGCTCGCGACCAGCCATCCAGTTTCTCCGCCAGCCGCATCGACTGCTTGT encodes:
- a CDS encoding ATP-binding protein, producing MPRIREDEFYAVLQAVDDGVQSVHISGQPGVGKSTFLEELEEELSEWYRTRVLYVREGNTPTTLSQDLLIEARDAVGTLSALINKATGMSVGISPASAGVSTDDRARHLRKLASLSESVNEYKRLIFFVDDVHKLDEPEVTRDFLRELSSTLGENVHLITAGRLSFDDVDYTVHLETFSREETANYFQEEHPDVDDETIDGVYEKLDGHPYYLGLLREAAGDDGTFEIPKEDTRDFIERAYLDSMSEAEEEFIRKTAGLAELDEDICSAVLDDVSRTQARRTLDSLSTKAVVQELGRSEDTGDRVFKVHDLFQEFLYEQLENPEKLHRAAFQYYAEKLYDEVEGSEAPMLEGFVYGLLGNAHLQEIYNGDPEVEQFREEVDRLEFEPHERLQFMFGYAPYAPTPEDQSATLLALELDDYTEWIRGLEPEDDGEELKLEFVGVLFDLMRATVRPNTDVEFDDSSVEIYESTLQRVEDFDFVAFFDEEEQDTAQIIPDMLRLCVHVSAHRDLEEGEHDGGHLTAAYDVLERYGLNRVAVEGFIDNCRELAEEYEAGEQAEEMIEGQMEEFFGQFDQDDATRNTLIRMQSDLYSEMMGLANSAFTAMISESDRLLEFIHECGDSLEQADNPFFVAAWYSFAAHVYRMFAPNADSTRELEEAAQHYAEVRMEYEEDLDNPIYEIEEFEVYDMDFPDLMDEIASSDGDRQLTE
- a CDS encoding homing endonuclease associated repeat-containing protein, yielding MKIEGDYTCDICGESFETNVGIAGHIAGHKQSISPDHIIEELRRVAEQKGRTPMQPEVEKETEFTVGAVQSTFGSWRDGLREAGLEPLDHSYSGEELTDELRRVAEMLGHSPSVREMKKYGEVSPGAVTWQFGSWNTGLDAAGLSTTKSTKVTRQEVITAIQALADDLGRPPTAYEMDEQGEYATKVAQWRFGSWNAALQEAGFNPHTRRNISEEELLQELTQLRDELGHVPSSVEVRKHEEITIYPYIHRYGSWKQAVEAAGLEYRGQPSGPDHPHWKGGYGDISYGPNWYKQRKRALGRDDFECQMPGCTIDREAHHERWDRDLNVHHITPLGTFIDADGVLDYERSNRLENLVTLCQRHHMMWEQFAPLQPDIR